The DNA sequence TATGTACTCAAAACAATTGTTTCAGCAACACCCATAATTGAAAAGAGAGATACTGCAGAATACTCAACAGTTCCAATACCCCCCACCGAAACAGGAATGTAACCAACCAGTGTTGAAAGAACTGGAATAATGCCGATTTCGGGCCAGGGTATGAATTGCCCGAAGGATCGGAATGCACAATAATAGGAAAGACACATCACAAGCCATTTTACAATAGTAAGAAATGTATTGAGAATTAGAATGTGCCATTTATCACGAACGCTTTTCAGTTCATCTAATGTTGATATAGTCCATTGTTTTGCTTTTAAAACATATTTAAAATCAGATGGAACTTTCTGGATAATTACTATAGCAAAAACAATAGCAGACAAACCTGCAAAAGGCATTACAATAAACCAAACAGGATTGATTTCCGGCAGAAATATATGTGCTCCATACCATGCAATACAAAAGAGTACAAATACAGTTACGATTTTATCGATAAGGTAAGCCAGCCCGCTTCTTCGTAAAGGAATTCCCTGTTTTTTCAGAAACAATGCGATTGAGGCATCTCCAAGTTGCCCCGGTGCAAATAGATTTATTGACAACGCATATATGTAACTTCTTGCATATTCAGTAAATGGTATCGGCTGCATAACACGCAGTAGTAACCAGATATTGAACGCTCCCAGAACAAAAAAAGTAAGATTGCAGATAGCTGCAAGAATACCCCATAAAAAATTGATTTTAAGAAATGTTGCCCAGAGTGAATTCAGACCAACAGAGATTACTAAATAACCCATCAAACCCACAGCGAATACCAGTCTCAAAAAGAAAAACCATGATTTCTTTGCAGGCTCTCTTATTTTATCGTCTTCTATGATTTTTCACTCCTGTTATTATGAACCATGGAGCAGTGAATACTGAAAGGAATTTAAGACGGGAAGATGAAATTCTTTTATGTATAATATTGTTAAATCTGGCTGGTTTGCTTGCAGTTTCATATCCAAAAGAAATATAATGATATTTAATATTATCAAAACCTGTGCTTTTAAATTGCCTTTTGAAACTGAATGGTGATATAGCATGGTCGCCGCTTTTATAAAAGAAATGACGAAGTGGGCTCGTCATCATTACAGATCGCTGTGGATGATATTTATTCGGTTCATACGCTAACAATATTCCACCATTCCCGAGACATCTGTATGATTCTGATAATGTTTTTACAATATTCGGGAAATGATGAAAGGCAGCTGCAGCAATAATAAGTTCAAAGGATCCATCCTTAAATGGTAAAATTG is a window from the Candidatus Aegiribacteria sp. genome containing:
- a CDS encoding methyltransferase domain-containing protein; amino-acid sequence: MKFRYRKNYFSDSKEKYDAIDDNDFDMISKFLPQLSNNPTILDLGCGSCSVSERIRKIIPGSSIIGIDICMPILQKSFEPCIQGDAAILPFKDGSFELIIAAAAFHHFPNIVKTLSESYRCLGNGGILLAYEPNKYHPQRSVMMTSPLRHFFYKSGDHAISPFSFKRQFKSTGFDNIKYHYISFGYETASKPARFNNIIHKRISSSRLKFLSVFTAPWFIITGVKNHRRR
- a CDS encoding flippase-like domain-containing protein — translated: MGYLVISVGLNSLWATFLKINFLWGILAAICNLTFFVLGAFNIWLLLRVMQPIPFTEYARSYIYALSINLFAPGQLGDASIALFLKKQGIPLRRSGLAYLIDKIVTVFVLFCIAWYGAHIFLPEINPVWFIVMPFAGLSAIVFAIVIIQKVPSDFKYVLKAKQWTISTLDELKSVRDKWHILILNTFLTIVKWLVMCLSYYCAFRSFGQFIPWPEIGIIPVLSTLVGYIPVSVGGIGTVEYSAVSLFSIMGVAETIVLSTYLFLRSLQYMQTGVMMIFTHRNKN